The proteins below come from a single Oryzomicrobium terrae genomic window:
- a CDS encoding ABC transporter substrate-binding protein translates to MRKHAIATALAVALPAAGLSVSVAHADDVVRLGNLKFAHYGAVSYMKEVCGKYGVKVEERMFPKGPDIMPAIVAGEIDIAALASDGAISGRANGVPIVTVAGFAKGGARIVAGVDSGIKNLNDLKGKKVGVTRGGAQELLLLAELEKVGLTWSDKPGKDVQIVYLAFADLNQALAAKQIDAMCQSEPQSSQALNKKFGVEVIKPYNTAMGEPYRLLVMSEKMYTEKKDVAQRVMKCFVESTALFNKDPALAEKYVREQMFKGQISSQDFKDAMDNADYTYDVSLEHIDTTTAFMQKFGVGRMSKPPKAADWVKLDLLQKAKADLKVK, encoded by the coding sequence ATGCGCAAGCACGCTATTGCCACCGCCCTCGCCGTTGCCCTGCCGGCCGCCGGCCTGTCCGTTTCCGTTGCCCACGCCGACGACGTGGTGCGCCTGGGCAACCTCAAGTTCGCCCACTACGGCGCGGTTTCCTACATGAAGGAAGTCTGCGGCAAGTACGGCGTCAAGGTCGAAGAGCGCATGTTCCCGAAGGGCCCGGACATCATGCCGGCCATCGTCGCCGGTGAGATCGACATCGCCGCCCTGGCCTCCGACGGTGCCATCTCCGGCCGCGCCAACGGCGTGCCCATCGTCACCGTGGCCGGCTTTGCCAAGGGCGGCGCGCGCATCGTCGCCGGCGTCGATTCGGGCATCAAGAACCTGAACGACCTGAAGGGCAAGAAAGTCGGCGTGACTCGCGGCGGCGCCCAGGAGCTGCTGCTCCTGGCCGAACTGGAAAAGGTCGGCCTGACCTGGTCCGACAAGCCGGGCAAGGACGTGCAGATCGTCTACCTGGCCTTTGCCGACCTGAACCAGGCCCTGGCCGCCAAGCAGATCGACGCTATGTGCCAGTCCGAGCCCCAGTCGTCGCAAGCCCTCAACAAGAAGTTCGGCGTCGAGGTGATCAAGCCCTACAACACCGCCATGGGCGAGCCGTACCGCCTGCTGGTGATGTCCGAGAAGATGTACACCGAGAAGAAGGACGTGGCCCAGCGCGTTATGAAGTGCTTCGTCGAGTCCACCGCCCTGTTCAACAAGGACCCGGCCCTGGCCGAGAAGTACGTGCGCGAGCAGATGTTCAAGGGCCAGATTTCGTCCCAGGACTTCAAGGACGCCATGGACAACGCCGACTACACCTACGACGTGTCCCTGGAGCACATCGACACCACCACCGCCTTCATGCAGAAGTTCGGCGTCGGCCGCATGAGCAAGCCGCCCAAGGCTGCCGACTGGGTCAAGCTCGACCTGCTGCAAAAGGCCAAGGCCGACCTCAAGGTGAAGTAA
- a CDS encoding methyl-accepting chemotaxis protein — MSGRRTSVATKLSIILAASITALLLAAAFGLSQYLTAKLEQKSLDALKTNNRMIIDMIDAYNSGLSQTVERLGKVFASNYPDKFSMDADGVLHHGRSPIVARETAIPDRFTAVAGTPATVLTRRGDDFLRTSTSITNEKGERASDVPLGPTHPAVPALLKGQTYTGKAKMLGRDFMTHYIPIKDDAGQVIGAFFVGLDFTDGLAALKKRVLALKIGDTGYPYALDVGTDKGRLVIHPAKEGTNLLDAKDSDGKEFVKEMISQGNGIITYWWQNPGEEKPREKVVVFNHYAPWNWTLASGSYLNEFNDEGKRSGQGLMLVALLFVPVVFAIVWVAARRWVSRPLGAAVQAANKVAEGDFTTQVEVRSRDEIGELMAALATMIKRLGGTITEVHKAASAVASDAGQLHSSAGRVAHSSEQQSDAASGMAAAVEEMTASIEMIVQHAAEAHTISGHSAEVSQESSATIQQAVAAMNHIAETVRSASGAVEQLGRESEEISAIVQVIKEIADQTNLLALNAAIEAARAGEAGRGFAVVADEVRKLAERTSQSTHEIGAMIERIQHGTRHAVTSMNQGVDQVASGVELAAAADAAINRIREGAAQVTAAVATITAAIQEQSTASANVAQGLEKIAGMTERNTTDAQQSAAAAEELNVVAAQLRSTVDQFRV, encoded by the coding sequence ATGTCCGGAAGACGCACGTCCGTCGCCACCAAGCTCAGCATCATCCTGGCGGCCAGCATCACCGCCCTGCTCCTGGCCGCCGCCTTCGGCCTGTCCCAGTACCTCACCGCCAAGTTGGAGCAGAAGTCCCTCGATGCGCTGAAGACCAACAACCGCATGATCATCGACATGATCGATGCCTATAACTCCGGTCTCAGCCAGACGGTGGAACGGCTCGGCAAGGTCTTCGCCAGCAACTACCCGGACAAGTTCTCCATGGACGCTGACGGCGTGCTGCACCACGGCCGCAGCCCCATCGTCGCCCGCGAAACCGCCATCCCCGACCGTTTCACCGCCGTGGCCGGCACCCCCGCCACGGTGCTGACCCGGCGCGGCGACGACTTCCTGCGCACCTCCACCTCGATCACCAACGAAAAGGGCGAGCGCGCCTCGGACGTGCCCCTGGGCCCCACCCACCCGGCGGTGCCCGCCCTGCTCAAGGGCCAGACCTACACCGGCAAGGCCAAGATGCTGGGGCGGGACTTCATGACCCACTACATCCCGATCAAGGACGACGCCGGTCAGGTGATCGGCGCCTTCTTCGTCGGCCTGGACTTCACCGACGGCCTGGCCGCGCTGAAGAAGCGGGTGCTGGCGCTCAAGATCGGCGACACCGGCTACCCCTACGCCCTGGACGTGGGCACCGACAAGGGCCGCCTGGTGATCCACCCGGCCAAGGAAGGCACCAACCTGCTCGACGCCAAAGACAGCGACGGCAAGGAATTCGTCAAGGAAATGATCAGCCAGGGCAACGGCATCATCACCTACTGGTGGCAGAACCCGGGCGAAGAGAAGCCCCGGGAAAAGGTGGTGGTGTTCAACCACTACGCCCCGTGGAACTGGACCCTGGCCTCGGGCAGCTACCTGAACGAGTTCAACGACGAAGGCAAGCGCTCCGGTCAGGGGCTGATGCTGGTGGCCCTGCTGTTCGTGCCGGTGGTCTTCGCCATCGTCTGGGTCGCCGCCCGGCGCTGGGTCAGCCGCCCCCTGGGCGCGGCGGTGCAGGCCGCCAATAAGGTGGCCGAAGGCGACTTCACCACCCAGGTTGAAGTACGCAGCCGGGACGAGATCGGCGAACTGATGGCCGCCCTCGCCACCATGATCAAGCGCCTCGGCGGCACCATCACCGAGGTGCACAAGGCCGCCAGCGCGGTGGCCAGCGACGCCGGCCAACTGCACTCCTCCGCCGGCCGGGTGGCGCACAGCTCCGAGCAGCAGAGCGACGCCGCCTCGGGCATGGCCGCCGCCGTGGAAGAGATGACCGCCAGCATCGAGATGATCGTCCAGCACGCCGCCGAGGCCCACACCATCTCCGGCCACTCCGCCGAGGTCTCCCAGGAAAGCTCGGCCACCATCCAGCAGGCGGTGGCCGCCATGAACCACATCGCCGAAACGGTGCGTTCCGCCTCCGGCGCCGTCGAGCAACTGGGCCGGGAATCGGAGGAAATCTCCGCCATCGTCCAGGTGATCAAGGAAATCGCCGACCAGACCAACCTGCTCGCCCTCAACGCCGCCATCGAAGCGGCCCGGGCCGGCGAAGCGGGCCGCGGCTTCGCCGTGGTGGCCGACGAAGTGCGCAAGCTGGCCGAGCGCACCAGCCAATCCACCCACGAGATCGGCGCCATGATCGAGCGCATCCAGCACGGCACCCGCCACGCCGTGACGAGCATGAACCAAGGGGTGGACCAGGTGGCCAGCGGCGTCGAACTGGCCGCCGCCGCCGACGCGGCGATCAACCGCATCCGTGAGGGCGCCGCCCAGGTCACCGCCGCCGTGGCCACCATCACCGCCGCCATTCAGGAACAGAGCACCGCCAGCGCCAACGTCGCCCAGGGCCTGGAAAAGATCGCCGGCATGACCGAGCGCAACACCACCGACGCCCAACAAAGCGCCGCCGCCGCCGAGGAACTGAACGTGGTCGCCGCCCAGTTGCGCAGCACCGTGGACCAGTTCCGGGTCTAA
- a CDS encoding DUF4238 domain-containing protein, which yields MQRHHYVPQFYLREWYIPGKSAFWLYCRDNAGRLLFGKKSARSVGYQNGLYSRIPEFFENQNQSTNSIEENFFSPLDSKASKVIKKLIQSGPQSLSKEDRLVWSIFINSLLERSPSRIESIKNSANKLANEEFSKIKAVHEVQEGERHAFLDEMDIAAIANNTVLAEMVKWICNNETISHFANMTWMVARLPEGNDHFLTSDTPVVVNGASGGNPIYVLSIALSPNALFIMHKQEKDFNEDFIQTLAIIHNHLIAEQTKRYLVSSRELIDDGNIKYKKIANFLFSGKNHKANN from the coding sequence GTGCAACGCCATCATTACGTCCCACAGTTTTATCTGCGTGAATGGTATATCCCAGGAAAATCAGCGTTTTGGCTTTACTGCCGTGATAACGCAGGGCGCTTACTATTCGGAAAGAAATCTGCAAGATCAGTTGGCTACCAAAACGGCCTTTATTCAAGAATTCCAGAATTCTTTGAAAATCAAAATCAATCAACCAATAGCATTGAGGAGAATTTTTTCTCCCCCCTCGATTCCAAGGCAAGCAAAGTAATTAAAAAACTGATCCAGTCCGGCCCTCAAAGCTTATCTAAAGAAGATCGTCTCGTTTGGAGCATTTTCATCAATTCCCTCCTAGAGAGATCACCCAGCAGAATTGAATCAATAAAAAATAGCGCTAACAAGCTTGCAAATGAAGAATTCTCGAAAATAAAAGCAGTTCATGAAGTACAGGAAGGAGAACGGCATGCCTTCTTGGACGAAATGGACATAGCAGCCATAGCAAATAACACCGTACTAGCCGAGATGGTGAAATGGATATGTAACAATGAAACCATCAGCCACTTTGCCAACATGACATGGATGGTTGCCCGCCTTCCTGAAGGAAATGATCACTTTTTAACCAGTGACACTCCTGTGGTTGTAAATGGCGCCAGCGGCGGAAACCCTATCTACGTTTTATCAATAGCACTATCCCCCAACGCACTATTTATAATGCACAAACAGGAAAAAGATTTCAATGAAGATTTCATTCAAACACTAGCCATAATACACAACCACCTAATAGCAGAACAAACAAAGCGCTACTTAGTTTCATCAAGAGAGCTTATTGACGATGGCAACATAAAGTATAAAAAAATTGCAAACTTTCTTTTTTCGGGAAAAAACCACAAGGCCAACAATTAA
- a CDS encoding N-acetyltransferase yields MTALLAPLPWPPWRGLGLELRIDVQHRPDALDNELDTLHRRLVTPGGALHGIATLDIDSPWPSLVFRYREADGEHYVYVEDTAHGCLAGYTVFNRLIEVGRRADPYLRAPHSKYAPAYQRRGLCTAVYEWALGSGICLLSGARQSPGAHALWHALARRHALGYVDVRDKTPRYLGRRVDRTVHDDLHTRMLLLGAGWSVDRLVEAAGMERVGE; encoded by the coding sequence ATGACCGCCCTGCTGGCCCCCCTGCCATGGCCGCCCTGGCGCGGCCTCGGGCTGGAACTGCGCATCGACGTGCAGCACCGCCCCGACGCCCTCGACAACGAACTCGACACCCTCCACCGCCGCCTCGTCACCCCCGGCGGCGCGCTCCACGGCATCGCCACCCTCGACATCGACTCCCCCTGGCCGTCCCTGGTCTTCCGCTACCGCGAAGCCGACGGCGAGCACTACGTGTACGTCGAAGACACCGCCCACGGCTGCCTCGCCGGCTACACCGTGTTCAACCGGCTGATCGAGGTCGGCCGCCGCGCCGACCCCTACCTGCGCGCACCCCACTCCAAATACGCCCCGGCCTACCAGCGCCGCGGGCTATGCACCGCCGTTTACGAATGGGCCCTGGGGAGCGGCATCTGCCTGCTCAGCGGCGCCCGCCAATCCCCGGGCGCCCACGCCCTGTGGCACGCCCTGGCCCGGCGCCATGCCCTGGGCTACGTCGATGTGCGCGACAAGACGCCGCGCTACCTGGGCCGCCGCGTGGACCGGACGGTGCACGACGACCTGCACACCCGCATGCTGCTGCTCGGCGCCGGGTGGAGCGTCGACCGGCTGGTTGAGGCGGCGGGGATGGAGCGGGTGGGGGAGTAG
- a CDS encoding DUF342 domain-containing protein, whose protein sequence is MDILNTFDITKNFVKAKRPCADGFRWFIRHHQDGSNYQDLLDALVAAGRVNDACWLLDQFGPTDGVLAVDRLEVDAIVFAGTLEVRGNIEADTLVRAGRAISAGGSIRTGTALVAGEDVKAGGGIRSDGSADVGGDLRAGWGVETGGDLTVGGDLRAAWDLLCRGDLRLDGNAYVGQDVIVSGPIYCGKSLRAGGGITGEDTVRAGNGILAGGDIRTARHLEAGWGIKAGGEMVAEGAIRAGESLHAQGEIRAGSGFGIFAGLDVAMASWDTSARVCAATRPDALMSGCWAGACLA, encoded by the coding sequence ATGGACATCCTCAACACCTTCGACATCACCAAGAATTTCGTCAAAGCCAAGCGCCCCTGCGCCGATGGCTTCCGCTGGTTCATCCGCCACCACCAGGACGGCAGCAACTACCAGGATCTGCTCGATGCCCTGGTCGCCGCCGGCCGGGTCAACGACGCCTGCTGGTTGCTCGACCAGTTCGGCCCCACCGATGGGGTGCTGGCGGTGGATCGCCTGGAGGTGGACGCCATCGTTTTCGCCGGCACCCTGGAGGTGCGCGGCAACATCGAGGCCGACACCCTGGTGCGGGCCGGCCGCGCCATTTCCGCCGGGGGCAGCATCCGCACCGGCACCGCCCTGGTGGCCGGGGAAGACGTCAAGGCCGGCGGCGGCATCCGCAGCGACGGCAGCGCCGACGTGGGCGGCGACCTGCGCGCCGGCTGGGGCGTGGAAACCGGCGGCGACCTGACCGTGGGCGGCGACCTGCGGGCCGCCTGGGATCTGCTCTGCCGCGGCGACCTGCGCCTGGACGGCAACGCCTACGTCGGCCAGGACGTGATCGTCAGCGGGCCGATCTATTGCGGCAAGAGCCTGCGTGCCGGGGGCGGCATCACCGGAGAAGACACGGTGCGCGCCGGCAACGGCATCCTCGCCGGCGGCGACATCCGCACCGCCCGGCACCTGGAAGCCGGCTGGGGCATCAAGGCCGGCGGGGAAATGGTGGCCGAAGGGGCGATCCGGGCCGGCGAGAGCCTGCACGCCCAGGGCGAGATCCGCGCCGGCAGCGGCTTCGGCATCTTCGCCGGGCTGGACGTGGCGATGGCTTCCTGGGACACCAGCGCCCGGGTCTGCGCCGCGACCCGCCCCGACGCCCTGATGAGCGGCTGCTGGGCCGGCGCCTGTCTGGCCTGA
- a CDS encoding LysR substrate-binding domain-containing protein: MKPLPPLKALVAFDAAMRSNSFSVAAEELSVTPGAVGQQIQKLEAWLGTPLFTRQVRQVQPTAEALAYWARIQPALAQIADASHKLRDSRSAGVWLSMLPSFAAKWFPARMARLLTSHPHLQLHLNATTALVDFEREPIDLAIRYFDGNAPHLDTTLLYDDEARVYCSPAYAAALGLTAPGDVARATLLVTTMHPHWERWLAEFATLTAARVAAIPRIHFDLGLTAIEAAKQGQGLVMTSPLLVVEEVAAGTLVEPFGGPSASPCRLPLASGYYLVHHRTQALRPAAAEVKAWFIAEVRR, encoded by the coding sequence ATGAAACCACTACCCCCACTCAAGGCCCTCGTCGCTTTTGACGCTGCCATGCGCAGCAATAGTTTTTCTGTTGCCGCAGAAGAACTGTCGGTGACCCCGGGAGCCGTCGGCCAGCAGATCCAGAAGCTGGAAGCCTGGCTTGGCACCCCCCTGTTCACCCGGCAGGTGCGCCAGGTTCAACCGACCGCCGAGGCCCTGGCCTACTGGGCGCGTATTCAGCCGGCCCTGGCCCAGATCGCCGATGCCAGCCACAAGCTGCGCGACAGCCGCAGTGCCGGGGTGTGGCTGTCGATGTTGCCGAGCTTCGCCGCCAAGTGGTTTCCCGCCCGCATGGCCCGGCTGCTGACCAGCCATCCCCACCTGCAACTGCACCTCAACGCCACCACCGCCCTGGTGGATTTCGAGCGGGAGCCCATCGATCTGGCGATCCGCTACTTCGACGGCAACGCCCCCCACCTGGATACCACCCTGCTCTACGACGACGAGGCCCGCGTCTATTGCAGCCCCGCCTACGCCGCGGCCCTGGGATTGACCGCGCCTGGCGACGTGGCCCGGGCCACCCTGCTGGTGACCACCATGCATCCCCACTGGGAACGCTGGCTGGCCGAGTTCGCCACCCTGACGGCGGCCCGGGTCGCCGCCATCCCGCGCATCCACTTCGACCTGGGGCTCACCGCCATCGAAGCCGCCAAGCAGGGCCAGGGGCTTGTGATGACCAGCCCTCTGCTGGTGGTGGAAGAGGTGGCCGCCGGCACCCTGGTCGAACCGTTTGGCGGTCCGTCTGCCTCCCCTTGCCGCCTGCCCCTGGCCAGCGGCTACTACCTGGTGCACCACCGCACCCAGGCCCTGCGCCCGGCGGCCGCCGAGGTCAAAGCCTGGTTCATCGCCGAGGTGCGGCGCTAG
- a CDS encoding MFS transporter → MFQSLRRPRVLAVTLAAAGILMVTMGIRQSFGLIVSPLNTSTGLGIATISFALALGQFAWGAIQPIAGAVADRYGPRGVLIGGIVVLALGCALTPFAQSGFALAMTLGLLASMGSGAGSFSVLIGAAAQRLPLESRGAASGVINAGGSFGQFVFAPILQKLIQSFGWMGALWAMAVAALAALPLVGKLTGPTHAADAAHGHASQDKGLGAAVHEALADRSYLLLHAGFFTCGFHIAFLVTHLPGEIDLCGLPPSVASWSLAIIGLANIAGSLYAGGCIARYRSKHVLAAMYASRAVLIGAYLLMPRTDWAYYLFAAGLGVTWLATVPPTAAIVGKLFGTRYLATLFGLTLLSHQIGGFLGAWLGGLAVTRFGDFTWMWYADMVLAALAALANLPIKEAPMLRPAAQPA, encoded by the coding sequence ATGTTCCAGTCCCTACGCCGGCCCCGGGTGCTGGCGGTCACCCTGGCCGCCGCCGGCATCCTCATGGTCACCATGGGCATCCGCCAGTCCTTCGGCCTGATCGTCAGCCCCCTCAACACCTCCACCGGCCTGGGCATCGCCACCATCAGCTTCGCCCTGGCCCTGGGCCAGTTCGCCTGGGGGGCGATCCAGCCCATCGCCGGCGCCGTGGCCGACCGCTACGGCCCCCGGGGCGTGCTCATCGGCGGCATTGTCGTGCTCGCCCTGGGCTGCGCCCTCACCCCCTTTGCCCAGAGCGGCTTCGCCCTGGCCATGACCCTGGGGCTGCTCGCCTCCATGGGTTCCGGCGCCGGCAGCTTCTCGGTACTGATCGGTGCGGCGGCCCAGCGCCTGCCCTTGGAATCCCGGGGCGCGGCCTCGGGGGTGATCAACGCCGGCGGCTCCTTCGGCCAGTTCGTCTTCGCCCCGATCCTGCAAAAGTTGATCCAGTCCTTTGGCTGGATGGGCGCCCTGTGGGCCATGGCCGTCGCCGCCCTGGCCGCCCTGCCCCTGGTGGGCAAGCTGACCGGCCCCACCCACGCCGCCGATGCGGCCCACGGCCACGCCAGCCAGGACAAGGGCCTGGGCGCCGCCGTGCACGAGGCCCTGGCCGACCGCAGCTACCTGCTGCTGCACGCCGGCTTCTTCACCTGCGGCTTCCACATCGCCTTCCTGGTCACCCACCTGCCCGGCGAGATCGACCTGTGCGGCCTGCCGCCCTCGGTGGCCAGCTGGTCCCTGGCGATCATCGGCCTGGCCAACATCGCCGGCAGCCTCTACGCCGGCGGCTGCATCGCCCGCTACCGCAGCAAGCACGTGCTGGCGGCCATGTACGCCTCCCGGGCGGTGCTGATCGGCGCCTACCTGCTGATGCCGCGCACCGACTGGGCCTATTACCTGTTCGCCGCCGGCCTGGGGGTCACCTGGCTGGCCACCGTGCCGCCCACGGCGGCCATCGTCGGCAAGCTGTTCGGCACCCGCTACCTGGCCACCCTGTTCGGCCTGACCCTGCTCTCGCACCAGATCGGCGGTTTTCTCGGCGCCTGGCTGGGAGGCCTGGCGGTGACCCGCTTCGGCGACTTCACCTGGATGTGGTACGCCGACATGGTGCTGGCGGCCCTGGCCGCCCTGGCCAACCTGCCGATCAAGGAAGCCCCGATGCTGCGCCCAGCGGCCCAGCCGGCCTGA
- a CDS encoding PaaI family thioesterase: MSRLRPEISVAELNARGGEYLPGFLGVEMVELAEKRLTSRMPVKKLHFAPNDFLHAASIVALADTTCGYATIAHLPEGAESFTTIELKSNHLGTVRDGAVACVATAQHLGRTTQVWDAVVSDEATGRTIALFRCTQMILWPKG, encoded by the coding sequence ATGAGCCGGCTGCGCCCCGAAATTTCCGTCGCCGAACTCAACGCCCGCGGCGGCGAGTACCTGCCGGGCTTCCTCGGCGTCGAGATGGTCGAACTGGCGGAAAAGCGCCTCACCAGCCGCATGCCGGTGAAGAAACTGCACTTCGCCCCCAACGACTTCCTCCACGCCGCCAGCATCGTCGCCCTGGCCGACACCACCTGCGGCTACGCCACCATCGCCCACCTGCCCGAAGGCGCCGAATCGTTCACCACCATCGAACTGAAGAGCAACCACCTGGGCACGGTGCGCGACGGCGCCGTGGCCTGCGTCGCCACCGCCCAGCACCTGGGCCGCACCACCCAGGTGTGGGACGCGGTGGTCAGCGACGAAGCCACCGGCCGCACCATCGCCCTGTTCCGCTGCACCCAGATGATTCTCTGGCCGAAGGGCTGA
- the purM gene encoding phosphoribosylformylglycinamidine cyclo-ligase — protein MTQQTSSSSSPLSYRDAGVDIDAGDALVDRIKPLAKKTLREGVMAGIGGFGALFEVPKKYKEPVLVSGTDGVGTKLKLAFDLKRHDTVGIDLVAMSVNDILVQGAEPLFFLDYFACGKLDVDTAARVVGGIAAGCEQAGCALIGGETAEMPGMYPDGEYDLAGFAVGAVEKSKIINGSTIVPGDVVLGLASSGAHSNGYSLVRKILARANPDVDATFDGDKTLADAIMAPTRIYVKSVLALLAAMPEAVKGLAHITGGGLTENVPRVLPENVVADLDKSAWPRPKLFQWLQAEGNVAEDEMHRVFNCGIGMVIVVPADKAAAAQAALAAAGEAVWQIGTIRARNGDEHQTQVR, from the coding sequence ATGACCCAACAGACTTCCTCCTCTTCCTCCCCGCTCTCGTACCGCGATGCCGGTGTGGATATCGACGCCGGTGATGCGCTGGTCGACCGCATCAAGCCCCTGGCGAAAAAGACCCTGCGGGAAGGCGTCATGGCCGGCATCGGCGGCTTCGGCGCCCTGTTCGAAGTGCCCAAGAAGTACAAGGAGCCGGTGCTGGTGTCCGGCACCGACGGCGTCGGCACCAAGCTCAAGCTGGCCTTCGACCTGAAGCGCCACGACACCGTGGGCATCGACCTGGTGGCCATGAGCGTGAACGACATCCTGGTTCAGGGCGCCGAGCCCCTGTTCTTCCTCGACTACTTCGCCTGCGGCAAGCTCGACGTGGACACCGCCGCCCGGGTGGTGGGCGGCATCGCCGCCGGCTGTGAGCAGGCCGGCTGCGCCCTGATCGGTGGCGAAACCGCCGAAATGCCGGGCATGTACCCGGACGGCGAATACGACCTGGCCGGCTTCGCCGTCGGCGCCGTGGAAAAGTCCAAGATCATCAACGGCTCCACCATCGTCCCCGGCGACGTGGTGCTCGGCCTGGCCTCCTCCGGCGCCCACTCCAACGGGTACTCCCTGGTGCGCAAGATCCTGGCCCGCGCCAACCCGGACGTGGATGCCACGTTCGACGGCGACAAGACCCTGGCCGACGCCATCATGGCTCCCACCCGCATCTACGTGAAGTCGGTGCTGGCCCTCCTCGCCGCCATGCCCGAGGCCGTCAAGGGCCTGGCCCACATCACCGGCGGCGGCCTCACCGAGAACGTGCCCCGCGTCCTGCCCGAGAACGTGGTGGCCGACCTGGACAAGTCCGCCTGGCCCCGTCCCAAGCTGTTCCAATGGCTCCAGGCCGAAGGCAATGTGGCCGAGGACGAGATGCACCGCGTCTTCAACTGCGGCATCGGCATGGTGATCGTGGTCCCGGCCGACAAGGCCGCCGCCGCCCAGGCCGCCTTGGCAGCCGCCGGCGAAGCCGTCTGGCAGATCGGCACCATCCGCGCCCGCAACGGCGACGAGCACCAGACCCAGGTGCGCTAA
- the hda gene encoding DnaA regulatory inactivator Hda — MRQLLLDLMPAARPTFDNFVVGGNAELIAGFNGWLSERSQEPLFYMWGETGSGRTHLLRASGAEYLDAATDPALAAWPDDVPFVAVDNVDALDAAGEQALFNGFNRLKAEGGKLLVAAHQPPAAVGLREDLRTRLGSGLIYRAQVLSDAEKGAAIAAQAAARGLALPEGAVDYLLRHAPRDMGSLAAIVVALDRFSLERKRPITLPLLREVLHST, encoded by the coding sequence ATGCGCCAACTGCTCCTCGACCTGATGCCCGCAGCCCGGCCCACCTTCGACAATTTCGTCGTCGGCGGCAACGCCGAGCTGATCGCCGGATTCAACGGCTGGCTGTCGGAGCGAAGCCAGGAGCCGCTCTTTTATATGTGGGGCGAGACGGGCAGCGGCCGCACCCACCTGCTGCGTGCCAGCGGCGCCGAGTATCTCGACGCCGCTACCGACCCGGCCCTGGCCGCCTGGCCCGACGACGTACCCTTCGTCGCCGTGGACAACGTGGATGCCCTCGATGCCGCCGGCGAGCAGGCCCTGTTCAACGGCTTCAACCGGCTCAAGGCCGAAGGCGGCAAGCTGCTGGTGGCGGCCCACCAGCCCCCCGCTGCGGTGGGCCTGCGCGAGGACCTGCGCACCCGCCTCGGCTCGGGTCTGATCTACCGGGCCCAAGTGCTCTCCGACGCCGAAAAGGGCGCCGCCATCGCCGCCCAGGCTGCCGCCCGGGGCCTGGCCCTGCCCGAGGGGGCGGTGGACTACCTGCTGCGCCACGCCCCCCGCGACATGGGCTCCCTGGCCGCCATCGTGGTCGCCCTCGACCGTTTCTCCCTGGAGCGCAAGCGCCCCATCACCCTGCCCCTGCTGCGGGAAGTGCTGCACTCCACCTGA
- a CDS encoding HAD family hydrolase produces MELALFDLDNTLLSGDSDYEWAQFLIGKGAVDAEIQEAKNKAFYEHYKAGTLDIDEFLAFQLAPLARHDRAELDAWHAEYVANRIRPLIGAPARELVARHLDAGHLCAIVTATNSFVTGPIAREFGIPHLIGTIPAVDVPSGRFTGAPTGIPSFQAGKITRVEAWLESQGLWWGSFAKTWFYSDSHNDLPLLEKVSHPVAVDPDPTLRSRAERDGWPVLSLRG; encoded by the coding sequence ATGGAACTTGCCCTCTTCGACCTCGACAACACCCTGCTCTCCGGCGACTCGGACTACGAGTGGGCCCAATTCCTTATCGGTAAAGGCGCGGTTGACGCCGAGATCCAGGAAGCCAAGAACAAGGCCTTCTACGAGCACTACAAGGCCGGGACCCTGGATATCGACGAATTCCTCGCTTTCCAGCTCGCCCCCCTGGCCCGCCACGACCGGGCCGAGCTGGACGCCTGGCACGCCGAATACGTGGCCAACCGCATCCGCCCCCTGATCGGCGCCCCGGCCCGGGAACTGGTGGCCCGCCACCTGGACGCCGGCCACCTGTGCGCCATCGTCACCGCCACCAATTCCTTCGTCACCGGCCCGATTGCCCGGGAATTCGGCATCCCCCACCTGATTGGCACCATCCCGGCGGTGGACGTGCCCTCGGGCCGCTTCACCGGCGCCCCTACCGGCATCCCCTCGTTCCAGGCCGGCAAGATCACCCGGGTCGAGGCCTGGCTCGAATCCCAGGGCCTGTGGTGGGGCAGCTTCGCCAAGACCTGGTTCTACAGCGACTCCCACAACGATCTGCCGCTGCTGGAAAAGGTCAGCCACCCGGTGGCAGTGGATCCGGACCCGACCCTGCGCAGCCGCGCCGAACGGGATGGCTGGCCAGTGCTGAGCCTGCGTGGCTGA